In one Candidatus Polarisedimenticolaceae bacterium genomic region, the following are encoded:
- a CDS encoding 3-oxoacyl-[acyl-carrier-protein] synthase III C-terminal domain-containing protein: MGISRKGSVRFVGFGEAPPEPSEMVGNERVLEILRSRGVDTKGKSGEDTEKLVGIRTRWWSRHSSTELATIAARRAVDDAAARTGGAFAVDRLDLVHSGGSSPDNVFPACACEVQGALGVPANRAEARDVSLACTSWLDALVLADARMRHKGFRYGLVTTGESVGSRMNAPTSLSFTLWGDAGAAVVLEHDPEGDPSFGLIADASHADGEHADWTKSIGLGLHPSHAAWDHPDCSMLDHGRDIHKYAIREVSSAITRLIARERLNGEPFWLVPHNANLGLVTRIGELAGVPEDRVLTRVRDRGNTSSASVGINLVEHARSGTFRPGDLLVLAAFGGGMAMTLAAYRWPPAGDGD; the protein is encoded by the coding sequence ATGGGGATCAGTCGGAAAGGGTCGGTGCGTTTCGTGGGGTTCGGCGAAGCTCCCCCGGAGCCGTCGGAGATGGTCGGAAACGAACGCGTCCTCGAGATCCTGCGGAGTCGCGGCGTCGACACGAAGGGGAAGTCGGGGGAGGACACCGAGAAACTCGTCGGGATCCGCACGCGCTGGTGGTCGCGTCACTCCTCGACCGAGCTCGCGACGATCGCCGCCCGGCGGGCGGTCGACGACGCCGCGGCGAGAACGGGGGGCGCGTTCGCCGTCGATCGCCTGGACCTCGTGCATTCCGGGGGGTCGAGCCCGGACAACGTGTTCCCCGCCTGCGCGTGCGAGGTCCAGGGGGCGCTCGGGGTCCCGGCCAACCGCGCCGAGGCCCGCGACGTCTCGCTCGCCTGCACCTCGTGGCTCGACGCGCTCGTCCTCGCCGACGCGCGGATGCGTCACAAGGGGTTCCGTTACGGTCTCGTCACGACCGGTGAGTCGGTCGGCAGCCGGATGAACGCCCCGACGTCGCTGAGCTTCACCCTCTGGGGGGACGCCGGGGCCGCCGTCGTCCTCGAGCACGACCCCGAGGGCGATCCGTCGTTCGGTCTCATCGCGGACGCCTCCCACGCGGACGGAGAGCACGCCGACTGGACCAAGAGCATCGGCCTCGGCCTTCACCCCAGCCACGCGGCCTGGGACCACCCGGACTGCTCGATGCTCGACCACGGCAGGGACATCCACAAGTACGCGATCCGGGAGGTCTCCTCGGCGATCACGCGGCTGATCGCCCGCGAGCGGCTGAACGGGGAGCCGTTCTGGCTCGTTCCCCACAACGCCAACCTCGGGCTCGTGACGCGGATCGGGGAGCTCGCCGGGGTCCCGGAGGACAGGGTCCTCACCCGGGTCCGCGACCGCGGGAACACCTCGTCCGCTTCCGTGGGAATCAACCTGGTGGAGCATGCGCGGTCGGGGACCTTCCGCCCCGGGGATCTCCTGGTCCTGGCGGCGTTCGGGGGGGGGATGGCGATGACCCTCGCCGCCTACCGGTGGCCCCCCGCCGGAGACGGCGATTGA
- a CDS encoding fumarate hydratase, translated as MPEFTYADPFPKTKDTTSYRKVSGAHVAVAAFDGQEVLKVEPEALRVLAREAMRDISFYLRPAHLEQVAAILDDPEASPNDRGVALAMLRNAEVSAGGVLPLCQDTGTATVVAKKGQRVWTGAKDEEWISRGIYDTYTGENLRYSQTVALKMFEEKNSGTNLPAQIDIYATAGDTYEFLFIAKGGGSANKTYLFQETKARLNPEALLTFLVEKMKTLGTAACPPYHLAFAIGGTSAEACLKTVKLASAAYLDGLPTEGNAHGQAFRDPELEARLLQAARDCGIGAQFGGKYFALDVRVVRLPRHGASCPIGMGVSCSADRNVKARIDRDGVWIEELERNPGRFIPEAYRGKVDTGGVKIDLNRPMAEILAELGKHPVTTRLSLTGPIVVARDIAHAKIKERLDRGEGMPEYLMRHPVYYAGPAKTPEGLPSGSFGPTTAGRMDSYVDLFQSHGGSMVMIAKGNRSRQVTDACRKHGGFYLGSIGGPAALLAKENIRKVEILEYPELGMEAVYRIEVENFPAFILVDDKGNDFFADLK; from the coding sequence ATGCCCGAGTTCACCTACGCCGACCCGTTCCCGAAGACGAAGGACACGACCTCGTACCGCAAGGTGTCCGGCGCCCACGTGGCCGTGGCCGCGTTCGACGGCCAGGAGGTCCTCAAGGTCGAGCCGGAGGCGCTTCGGGTGCTCGCCCGCGAGGCGATGCGCGACATTTCCTTCTACCTGCGCCCCGCGCACCTCGAGCAGGTCGCGGCGATCCTCGACGACCCCGAGGCGTCGCCGAACGACCGCGGCGTCGCCCTCGCGATGCTCCGGAATGCCGAGGTCTCCGCCGGCGGGGTGCTGCCGCTCTGCCAGGACACCGGGACGGCGACCGTCGTCGCGAAGAAGGGGCAACGCGTTTGGACCGGGGCGAAGGATGAGGAGTGGATCTCCCGCGGGATCTACGACACCTACACAGGCGAGAATCTCCGCTACTCCCAGACCGTCGCCCTGAAGATGTTCGAGGAGAAGAACTCCGGGACCAATCTCCCGGCGCAGATCGACATCTACGCGACCGCGGGGGACACGTACGAGTTCCTCTTCATCGCCAAGGGCGGGGGATCGGCGAACAAGACCTACCTCTTCCAGGAGACGAAGGCGCGGCTCAACCCCGAGGCGCTCCTGACGTTCCTCGTCGAGAAGATGAAGACGCTGGGGACGGCGGCGTGCCCTCCCTACCACCTCGCGTTCGCGATCGGCGGCACGTCTGCCGAGGCGTGCCTCAAGACCGTCAAGCTCGCGAGCGCGGCGTACCTGGACGGCCTGCCGACCGAGGGGAACGCGCACGGCCAGGCGTTCCGCGACCCCGAGCTCGAGGCGCGGCTGCTGCAGGCGGCGCGGGACTGCGGGATCGGCGCACAGTTCGGCGGGAAGTACTTCGCGCTCGACGTGCGGGTCGTGCGCCTGCCGCGGCACGGGGCCTCGTGCCCCATCGGAATGGGCGTGTCGTGCTCGGCGGACCGCAACGTGAAGGCGCGGATCGACCGCGACGGAGTGTGGATCGAGGAGCTCGAGCGAAACCCGGGACGGTTCATCCCCGAGGCGTACCGGGGGAAGGTGGACACCGGCGGGGTGAAGATCGACCTCAACCGCCCCATGGCCGAGATTCTCGCCGAGTTGGGGAAGCACCCGGTGACGACGCGCCTGTCGCTCACGGGACCGATCGTCGTCGCGCGGGACATCGCGCACGCGAAGATCAAGGAACGTCTCGACCGCGGGGAGGGGATGCCGGAGTACCTGATGCGGCACCCGGTGTACTACGCGGGGCCGGCGAAGACCCCCGAGGGGCTGCCGTCGGGGTCGTTCGGGCCGACGACGGCCGGGAGGATGGACTCTTATGTCGACCTGTTCCAGTCGCACGGCGGGTCGATGGTCATGATCGCGAAGGGGAACCGCAGCCGGCAGGTCACCGACGCGTGCAGGAAACACGGCGGCTTCTACCTCGGCTCGATCGGCGGCCCCGCGGCGCTCCTCGCCAAGGAGAACATCCGGAAGGTCGAGATCCTCGAGTACCCCGAGCTCGGGATGGAAGCCGTCTACCGCATCGAGGTCGAGAACTTCCCGGCCTTCATCCTCGTCGACGACAAGGGCAACGACTTCTTCGCCGATCTTAAATAG
- a CDS encoding transposase, protein MPRIARAVLPGFPYHVTHRGNRRTLVFHDDVERRRYLEIFLEVQPEAALRVWAYCLMPNHVHWVLVPDRSDSMAEGIGRVHRRYAAWLNHRHGWKGHLWAHRYFSTALDDRHLWFAARYVELNPVRAGMLRNPLDYPWSSARANVRGELNPLLDPIRPMVKASAEWADWLRAADPETGEIERAIRANTLTGRPTGSAGFVRTMESALGRSLATKGRGRPPARSLGTPLLPGLHRTERK, encoded by the coding sequence ATGCCCAGAATCGCCAGGGCGGTCCTGCCGGGCTTCCCATACCACGTCACGCACCGTGGCAACCGCCGAACGCTCGTCTTCCACGACGACGTCGAGCGGCGTCGCTATCTCGAGATCTTCCTGGAGGTTCAGCCGGAGGCGGCTCTGCGCGTGTGGGCGTACTGCCTGATGCCGAATCACGTCCATTGGGTGCTGGTACCGGATCGATCGGATTCGATGGCGGAGGGAATCGGGCGGGTGCACCGACGCTACGCCGCCTGGCTGAACCACCGGCACGGGTGGAAGGGACATCTTTGGGCTCATCGCTACTTCTCGACGGCTTTGGACGATCGGCATCTCTGGTTTGCGGCGCGCTACGTGGAGCTCAACCCGGTACGCGCGGGGATGCTCCGGAACCCCCTCGACTATCCCTGGTCCAGTGCTCGAGCGAACGTGCGTGGGGAACTGAATCCACTGCTCGATCCGATTCGGCCGATGGTGAAGGCGTCGGCGGAGTGGGCGGATTGGCTGCGCGCTGCAGATCCGGAGACCGGGGAGATAGAGCGGGCCATCCGAGCGAACACGCTGACCGGCCGGCCGACGGGTTCCGCGGGCTTCGTTCGGACGATGGAATCTGCGCTCGGGCGATCGCTTGCGACCAAGGGCCGTGGCCGACCTCCCGCTCGATCCTTGGGCACACCGCTCCTGCCGGGGTTACACCGTACGGAGAGGAAATAG
- the rocD gene encoding ornithine--oxo-acid transaminase — protein sequence MTTTRASSADYIKLEEDFGAHNYHPLDVVVHRAEGVWVWDVEGNKYLDFLAAYSAVNQGHCHPKIRAAMVEQAERVTLTSRAFRNDQLGPLYKLMSDLSGYRRMLPMNSGAEAVETAVKAARKWGYKVKGIPDGEAKILVFSGNFHGRTTTIVSFSDDAQYRDGFGPFTPGFVMLPYGDLAAVERAMDDKVCAVLVEPIQGESGIHVPPAGYLKGIEALCRKHRALFVADEIQSGLGRTGKLFCFQHEGVRPDIVIVGKALSGGFYPVSAILADDEVMGVFHPGDHGSTFGGNPLAAAIAQAALKVLVDEKLIENSATLGEYFLQRLRAIKSPLIKEVRGKGLWIGLELVPEAGGARKFCEALKGMGMLCKETHVTTIRFAPPLNVTKAELDWALERIESLFK from the coding sequence ATGACCACGACCCGCGCTTCGTCGGCCGACTACATCAAGCTCGAGGAGGATTTCGGCGCCCACAACTACCACCCGCTCGACGTCGTCGTGCATCGCGCCGAGGGGGTGTGGGTCTGGGACGTCGAGGGGAACAAGTACCTCGACTTCCTCGCGGCGTATTCGGCGGTGAACCAGGGACACTGCCATCCGAAGATCCGCGCGGCGATGGTCGAGCAGGCGGAGCGCGTGACGCTCACCTCCCGAGCCTTCCGCAACGACCAGCTCGGACCGCTCTACAAGCTGATGTCCGACCTCAGCGGCTACCGGCGGATGCTGCCGATGAACTCCGGCGCCGAGGCGGTGGAGACGGCGGTGAAGGCCGCGCGCAAGTGGGGGTACAAGGTCAAGGGAATCCCCGACGGCGAGGCGAAGATCCTCGTCTTCAGCGGGAACTTCCACGGCCGCACGACGACGATCGTCAGCTTCTCCGACGACGCGCAGTACCGCGACGGCTTCGGCCCGTTCACCCCGGGGTTCGTGATGCTCCCCTACGGCGATCTCGCCGCCGTCGAGCGCGCGATGGACGACAAGGTCTGCGCGGTGCTCGTCGAGCCGATCCAGGGAGAAAGCGGGATCCACGTTCCCCCCGCCGGCTACCTGAAGGGGATCGAGGCGCTGTGCCGGAAGCACCGCGCGTTGTTCGTCGCCGACGAGATCCAGTCGGGGCTCGGCCGGACCGGGAAGCTCTTCTGCTTCCAGCACGAGGGTGTGCGCCCCGACATCGTGATTGTCGGGAAGGCGTTGTCGGGCGGGTTCTATCCGGTGTCCGCGATCCTCGCCGACGACGAGGTGATGGGCGTCTTCCACCCCGGCGACCACGGCTCCACCTTCGGCGGGAATCCCCTCGCCGCCGCGATCGCGCAGGCGGCGCTCAAGGTCCTGGTCGACGAGAAGCTGATCGAGAACTCCGCGACGCTGGGCGAGTACTTCCTCCAGCGCCTGCGCGCCATCAAGAGCCCGCTCATCAAGGAAGTCCGCGGCAAGGGGTTGTGGATCGGGCTCGAGCTCGTTCCCGAGGCCGGCGGCGCGCGGAAGTTCTGCGAGGCGCTCAAGGGGATGGGGATGCTCTGCAAGGAGACCCACGTCACCACGATCCGCTTCGCCCCGCCGCTCAACGTCACCAAGGCCGAGCTCGACTGGGCGCTCGAGCGCATCGAGTCCCTCTTTAAATAG